In the genome of Neodiprion pinetum isolate iyNeoPine1 chromosome 2, iyNeoPine1.2, whole genome shotgun sequence, one region contains:
- the Adi1 gene encoding acireductone dioxygenase, translated as MVRAWIMDELDTDQRLEHFTDPPQFLSLSELFAATGVEYFKVDHDNYKSDTVLKQLKESRGYSYEDEIICSKECLQNYEDKLKHFFTEHLHTDEEIRLVLEGSGYFDVRNSDDQWVRIEVLPGDLIIIPSGIYHRFTLDSNNFIKAKRYFVGVPVWEPHNRPADDMECRQEYVRRLQQGFKVATN; from the exons ATGGTTCGTGCATGGATAATGGATGAATTGGATACCGATCAACGTCTGGAACACTTCACTGATCCTCCGCAATTTTTATCGTTGTCAGAGCTGTTTGCCGCCACAGGTGTTGAATATTTCAAG GTTGACCATGACAACTACAAGTCAGACACGGTACTGAAACAGCTGAAAGAAAGTAGAGGGTATTCTTATGAGGATGAGATCATTTGCTCCAAAGAGTGTCTCCAGAACTATGAAGACAAG TTGAAACATTTCTTTACGGAACACTTGCACACAGACGAGGAAATTCGTCTCGTACTTGAGGGCTCTGGGTACTTTGATGTGAGAAACAGTGATGACCAATGGGTTCGCATTGAGGTTCTTCCCGGTGATTTGATCATCATACCTAGCGGAATATATCATCGATTTACATTAGACTCTAAT aattttatcAAAGCAAAAAGATACTTTGTTGGTGTTCCTGTGTGGGAACCACACAACAGACCAGCTGATGACATGGAATGCCGACAAGAATATGTGCGACGTCTTCAACAAGGTTTTAAAGTTGCCACTAATTAG
- the LOC124213281 gene encoding uncharacterized protein, which translates to MEFSRISSIKQESDEDIDDDDHSVSTLLLPIPQMHDNDFIANDEQDNEFLRLTSMVREVYSSHLYKSLYANYLVCCETKHTPISQPDLKKCAGQMELNAVRASLEASLYRQAMLKMISDVKGHTTVKKVHNKLNLFLKAPQRYIDIGVQTDEVLHIEKSRTPDTTTPLTIKDPHVQISSVTSNYDESIVTVVSPPIEMRKCSLDERVSLILKSEVDIQDESTIVKFENDTQEVSESEATDCNLDLKSGDIFKSIKDFACLQTGSSEQVHNDVEAIFGDENTVDIAQAQNDNDSQDSILQHMEDMFCESNDSTDLMALIEKHSGISKANIDMEICKMCPEINAPKLITTPVAKRKDNTGESSEVHANKRKLSFSSYKKMKKRGKGEECASPKAEETADEKKKRKASGVWLVERIHQVSKLKAKMMEISTSNYRRHGRIKAKFLELFGESDDEDMMPDSPICIEEHLNACKERIAPWVVKHLMPFYKKKRIIDRKLFKTVAKHVADMLIIENTFPEESDVNKHVQKYFKNKKTIKTKPDIFI; encoded by the exons ATGGAGTTTAGCAGGATATCTTCAATAAAACAGGAATCCGATGAAGATATCGACGATGACGATCATTCCGTTAGCACATTGCTATTGCCGATTCCTCAGATGCATGACAATGATTTCATTGCCAATGATGAACAAGACAATGAATTCCTTCGCCTCACTTCCATG GTAAGAGAGGTATATTCTTCGCACCTTTATAAATCTTTGTACGCAAATTACCTAGTATGCTGCGAAACGAAGCATACTCCTATCTCTCAACCAGATTTAAAAAAGTGCGCCGGACAGATGGAACTTAACGCTGTTAGAGCTTCTTTGGAAGCTTCGTTGTACAGACAAGCAATGCTTAAAATg ATTTCAGATGTGAAGGGGCACACGACTGTGAAGAAAGTGCATAACAAATTGAACCTCTTTTTAAAAGCGCCGCAAAGATATATCGACATTGGTGTTCAAACAGACGAAGTATTGCACATAGAAAAGAGTCGAACTCCAGACACAACGACTCCTTTAACCATCAAGGACCCCCATGTTCAAATTTCATCAGTAACGTCGAACTACGATGAGTCCATAGTCACAGTTGTTAGTCCACCaatagaaatgagaaaatgcAGTTTAGACGAGAGAGTATCGTTGATTCTGAAGTCGGAAGTTGACATTCAGGACGAAAGCAccattgtaaaatttgaaaatgacaCGCAGGAGGTATCTGAGTCTGAAGCAACAGACTGTAACTTGGATTTAAAATCTGGCGACATATTCAAGTCTATAAAAGACTTTGCATGCCTGCAGACCGGCAGCTCTGAGCAGGTGCACAACGACGTTGAAGCAATTTTTGGCGACGAGAACACAGTCGACATTGCTCAAGCGCAGAACGATAACGATTCGCAAGACTCGATTCTGCAACACATGGAAGATATGTTCTGTGAGAGCAACGACAGCACCGATCTGATGGCACTGATAGAGAAGCACTCCGGAATTTCCAAAGCCAATATTGACATGGAAATCTGCAAAATGTGTCCTGAAATCAATGCTCCAAAGCTTATCACTACACCTGTTGCTAAAAGAAAAGATAATACTGGTGAATCATCAGAAGTACATGCAAACAAGAGAAAACTCAGCTTTTCgagttacaaaaaaatgaagaagcgAGGCAAGGGTGAAGAATGCGCCTCTCCAAAGGCAGAAGAGACTGcagacgaaaagaaaaaacggaaaGCGAGCGGCGTTTGGCTGGTTGAACGGATTCATCAAGTCTCAAAGTTGAAGGCAAAAATGATGGAGATTTCGACCAGCAATTATCGCAGACACGGCAGAATAAAAGCAAAGTTTTTAGAACTCTTTGGTGAGTCTGACGACGAAGATATGATGCCTGATTCGCCGATTTGTATTGAGGAACATTTAAATGCTTGTAAGGAACGCATCGCTCCTTGGGTTGTCAAGCATTTAATGcctttttataaaaaaaaacggatcaTAGATaggaaattattcaaaaccGTTGCCAAACACGTTGCTGATATGCTTATCATTGAAAATACATTTCCTG AAGAAAGCGATGTGAATAAACACGTACAGAAATACTTCAAGAATAAGAAGACGATAAAAACGAAACCAGACATATTTATATGA
- the tub gene encoding uncharacterized protein tub, with protein sequence MDANTEIRKLRPAELYKLGRILTASDSWKMLMAIVPKEGTENVPKFSTEHFELIEQASRQQRKSAAEIFLEEWSTMGKRRPTLQSTLTLLVKAQLFKAADYIAVDLLHGQPPQRPLSGPAAPVIISDEEIEMLLNETASEHDEKLTCRISEPPENLDVILDGMSYPSELSYQNSTESKVLVTETLKNSDLMQFSVSSTKLCKNSHQNLNVDPESNLIQFSSNSVHDSTNSSLSILKQVQERSSVKHGHKDFRAPNNGVESSYDGANEFTTVSDYDQLELKSSELPAFVANLGNGIRTMYSELDSSELPQVVAEIGKRESPNPTELPAKLQSFGENTDVSTSSTSSDSSSSNSDTNAMNTYDNYSNDNIPICVNALLGSSENYALVTAELPQIVADLGRDQQFSFTDSKSG encoded by the exons ATGGATGCCAATACTGAGATACGTAAATTGAGGCCTGCAGAGCTGTATAAACTTGGTAGAATATTGACTGCCTCTGATTCATGGAAAATGTTGATGGCGATTGTGCCCAAGGAAGGAACTGAAAATGTTCCAAAATTCAGTACCGAACACTTTGA ACTGATTGAACAGGCCAGTCGCCAACAACGAAAATCAGcggcagaaatatttttagaagAATGGAGCACAATGGGAAAACGTAGGCCAACTTTGCAGTCCACTTTGACTCTTCTCGTCAAGGCTCAATTGTTTAAAGCTGCAGATTATATTGCAGTTGATTTATTGCATG GCCAACCTCCGCAAAGACCGTTGAGTGGCCCAGCTGCTCCAGTGATTATTTCtgatgaagaaattgaaatgttgttgAATGAGACAGCTTCGGAGCACGATGAAAAGCTAACGTGTCGAATTTCGGAGCCACCAGAAAATTTGGATGTAATCTTGGACGGAATGAGTTATCCTAGTGAACTTTCTTATCAAAATTCAACAGAATCAAAAGTCTTGGTTACCGAAACTTTAAAGAATTCTGATTTAATGCAATTTAGTGTAAGCAGTACAAAGTTGTGTAAAAATAGCCATCAAAATCTTAATGTGGACCCGGAGTCCAATTTAATCCAATTCAGTAGCAATAGTGTTCATGATAGTACAAATAGTTCTCTGTCTATACTCAAACAAGTTCAAGAACGAAGCTCCGTGAAACATGGGCATAAAGATTTTCGCGCACCAAATAACGGTGTCGAATCATCATATGATGGCGCTAATGAGTTTACTACCGTCAGTGATTATGATCAGCTTGAATTGAAGTCTAGCGAATTGCCGGCATTTGTGGCAAACCTTGGTAACGGCATTCGAACCATGTACAGCGAATTAGATTCTAGCGAATTGCCACAAGTTGTCGCCGAAATTGGTAAACGAGAATCACCGAATCCAACCGAATTGCCGGCCAAACTTCAGTCATTTGGAGAAAACACTGACGTTTCAACTTCTTCGACATCATCAGATTCGTCGTCATCAAATTCTGACACTAATGCCATGAATACATATGACAATTACAGTAATGACAATATACCGATTTGTGTAAACGCTCTTCTCGGAAGCTCGGAAAATTATGCACTGGTAACAGCAGAATTGCCGCAAATAGTAGCAGACTTGGGACGGGATCAACAATTCAGTTTTACCGATTCAAAATCTGGATGA
- the LOC124213283 gene encoding uncharacterized protein isoform X2 — translation MNNTSCTVCKLGPPPDMILRLPPPPIPAFLQRNSDISSFYLNSEVQSFATHLNDSPCKHFCDWRSEGVQYIELPQQVFDDTWLLVLMSSCVGVIFVGIILAVLLLKCKSTSGGKTGVSSIPVATSTVQAKLGRIPNEAVLYPCAADTLQDSRVMWATLTPRGTTRHYLEDHHYETINNTRFPKRTIAASPTEHVYAEPPVPSPVQTLPKDGSAFDNTAFVDYEEPLTARTEYYQLDDVLEPNFSGNLTLQRGTLRPRVSSPTRIENPNLPPLNLQPHKRTLRRTQGTQSSTDSLSRSSATSSTFTPNL, via the exons ATGAACAACACGAGCTGCACCGTGTGTAAACTGGGTCCACCACCAGACATGATATTACGCCTCCCACCGCCGCCGATTCCAGCATTTCTTCAACGTAATTCTGACATCtcatcattttatttaaattccgAAGTTCAATCGTTCGCCACGCATTTGAACGACAGTCCTTGCAAACATTTTTGCGATTGGAGGTCGGAAGGTGTTCAGTACATTGAACTCCCGCAACAAG TTTTCGACGATACTTGGCTACTCGTCCTTATGTCGTCCTGTGTAGGAGTCATATTCGTCGGTATTATCCTTGCCGTACTACTTCTCAAGTGCAAGTC AACTAGCGGAGGTAAGACCGGTGTCTCGTCAATACCTGTGGCAACTTCGACTGTACAGGCCAAGTTGGGGAGGATTCCAAACGAGGCAGTTCTTTATCCCTGTGCGGCAGACACCCTGCAGGACAGCCGAGTGATGTGGGCGACATTAACTCCCCGCGGAACGACGCGCCATTACTTAGAAGATCATCATTACGAAACCATAAACAACACGCGATTTCCAAAGCGCACTATTGCCGCTTCCCCAACTGAGCAC GTATACGCTGAACCACCCGTACCATCACCAGTGCAGACTCTTCCAAAAGATGGGTCGGCATTTGATAACACTGCTTTTGTTGATTACGAGGAACCTCTTACTGCGAGGACTGAATATTATCAATTGGATGATGTCTTGGAACCAAATTTTTCAG GCAACTTAACACTGCAACGAGGGACGTTGCGTCCACGTGTGAGTTCTCCAACGAGAATTGAGAACCCGAATTTGCCCCCATTGAACCTTCAACCCCACAAACGTACTCTGCGTCGAACCCAGGGAACTCAGTCAAGCACGGACAGCTTGTCGAGAAGCAGTGCCACGTCGTCGACTTTCACCCCGAATTTATAA
- the LOC124211136 gene encoding BOS complex subunit NOMO2: MTLCLRNLIILLFNLYLSVSETFAEDILGCGGFIKSHVPIDFAKVHIKLYTKAGSLKDETECAPNNGYYFLPLYDKGEYVLKVEPPRGWSFEPTSVTLHVDGSTDLCSAGKDINFTFKGFGITGKVTSHGTSSGPKGVTVSLYTDKNRESPVDTTITAHGGTFYFTPIQPGKYVLIASHPRWIIEKSKLDVTVREGNTELADNSLVVAGYDVSGRVTSEDEPMKGVSFILFGNGQARNCETTPIKGFESSKPLCHVLSDKTGRFTFSSLAPGEYRLVPHYAGAQTKFDVQPMELAFKVHHESLILPQDFKITGFTISGAVYASMQGGGLEGAKIYLNKKLAAITNKDGSYRVDNMKAGQYSFKIEADDVQFEEKNVKISPNSTELPPSAPSSYKVCGRVTLSAKDTLHHRKVAVQKVASTFHSEIETNPKTGEFCLYLARGKYQLSVFVSNDEKAKGLQFYPLQHEIDVSSEPIRNLDFLQLKATLMGKVECLRDSDCSQASVTLKILDGATVKTIQTKDRKYKFSNILPGQYEVLIDTDVFCWENPSQRIFVTSEFAEVPTFKQIGFSITFISSHDTAVEFSDLKSSQKVLLKLSKGSTRHCTSAPGEYRFVPKSCHVYPRSEYTWDTNSLAPVILSSTEHSHKGNIISTDVVDGLKVKIEHAEDPLILGPLNYVKEGNSYKYEFEFNANTDNEYIVTPLSEILLFSPSSLIVTGENDCRDNVASFIGDMGKVISGSILPPLDGVKIQIFGKDKTAPVQTLVTQSDGNYRVGPLDGKVDYSVTAEKDGYIITGPDASGKFMAHKLAEVIVFVSDQADHQPLQGVLLSLSGGQNYRKNSITGEEGQLVFNSLSPGEYYLRPMMKEYRFDPPSKMINVAEGATVKVELSGNRVAFSAYGVVTSLNGQPEQGLLVEAVGQTDCASYQEEATTEENGKFRIRGLQPSCIYAIRLKPNVEANLHVQRATPSSVAVQATEDIHGIRLIAFHPILRTDLSVHIDAAHPEHYRTLRVKLCREDIPDSPIHVVKLDTQHASKLGNSYSAGFLIHFPPLQADNKKYFVQLESSLSQTLHKYKTIPIYFEANSSFKHVKLSFHAERKVDQGDVNQTSVVALPLIMLVALAFLNREKLWNNLTTLVENWTKPVPISRSPVQTVPVDPRADDIIVEQIMNINKRKVKPRKM, translated from the exons ATGACTCTGTGCCTTAGGAACttaatcattttattattcaatttgtaTTTATCAGTATCAGAAACTTTTGCCGAAGATATTTTGGGATGTGGCGGATTTATCAAAAGTCACGTGCCCATTGATTTTGCCAAAGTTCacataaaatt GTATACCAAGGCTGGAAGCCTGAAAGATGAAACAGAATGTGCTCCAAATAATGGGTACTACTTTTTACCTCTGTACGATAAAGGGGAATACGTACTGAAG GTTGAGCCACCGAGAGGATGGAGTTTTGAACCAACGTCAGTCACTCTGCATGTTGACGGCTCTACAGATTTGTGTAGCGCAGGAAAAGACATAAACTTCACTTTCAAAGGCTTCGGAATCACAGGAAAG GTTACAAGCCATGGCACTAGTTCTGGACCGAAGGGAGTCACAGTCTCTTTATACACAGACAAAAACAGAGAATCTCCGGTTGACACAACAATAACTGCTCATGGAGGTACATTTTACTTCACACCAATTCAACCCGGCAAGTATGTTCTCATAGCATCGCATCCAAG GTGGATAATTGAGAAATCCAAACTTGATGTTACTGTTAGAGAGGGAAATACAGAACTGGCTGATAATAGCTTAGTAGTCGCTGGGTACGATGTAAGTGGACGAGTTACCAGTGAAGATGAACCAATGAAAGGAGTGTCTTTTATTCTGTTTGGG AATGGACAAGCGAGAAACTGCGAAACCACACCAATTAAAGGGTTTGAATCTAGCAAACCGCTATGCCATGTTCTCTCCGACAAAACTGGGcgtttcactttttcttctcttgccCCTGGAGAGTATCGTCTTGTGCCACACTATGCTGGTGCTCAAACAAAGTTTGATGTTCAGCCGATGGAATTAGCTTTCAAAGTTCACCACGAGAGCCTGATTCTCCCTCAAGACTTTAAGATAACTGGTTTCACGATAAGTGGGGCTGTATATGCGTCAATGCAAGGTGGCGGATTAGAGGGGGCTAAAATTTACTTAAACAAAAAACTCGCTGCAATAACAAACAAGGATGGCTCTTACAGAGTTGACAACATGAAGGCTGGACAGtattcattcaaaattgaagCAG ATGATGTACAATTCGAGGAGAAAAATGTGAAGATATCACCAAACTCTACAGAATTACCGCCGTCAGCGCCTTCGTCTTACAAAGTTTGTGGGAGGGTGACTTTGTCGGCCAAAGATACGTTGCATCATCGGAAGGTTGCTGTACAAAAAGTTGCTTCCACATTCCACAGTGAAATTGAAACTAATCCTAAGACAGGAGAATTTTGCTTATATCTTGCCCGTGGCAAATATCAATTGAGTGTTTTTGTTAGCAACGATGAGAAGGCAAAAGGACTACA ATTCTATCCTTTGCAACATGAGATTGATGTTTCATCTGAACCAATAAGAAACCTCGATTTTTTGCAATTGAAAGCCACGCTGATGGGAAAAGTTGAGTGTTTGCGGGATTCGGACTGCAGTCAAGCATCTGTTACTCTCAAAATTCTCGATGGAGCCACTGTTAAGACCATACAAACCAAAG ATAGAAAATACAAATTCTCGAACATCTTGCCTGGTCAGTACGAAGTATTGATAGACACTGATGTATTCTGTTGGGAAAATCCAAGCCAGAGAATTTTTGTAACCTCTGAATTCGCTGAGGTGCCAACATTCAAGCAGATCGGCTTTTCAATAACTTTCATCTCTTCGCACGATACCGCTGTCGAGTTTTCTGACTTGAAGAGTTCACAGAAAGTTTTATTAAAACTTTCTAAGGGAAGTACAAGGCATTGTACATCGGCACCTGGTGAATACCGGTTTGTACCAAAAAGTTGTCACGTTTATCCAAGATCCGAATACACTTGGGATACGAACAGCTTGGCTCCTGTTATATTGTCATCGACAGAGCACAGTCACAAGGGGAACATCATTAGCACAGACGTAGTGGATGGGCTCAAGGTGAAAATCGAGCATGCTGAAGATCCGTTGAT TCTAGGACCTTTAAACTATGTTAAAGAAGGAAACAGTTATAAGTATGAATTTGAATTCAACGCAAATACTGATAATGAATACATCGTGACACCCTTGTCGGAAATTCTCCTGTTCAGCCCCTCGTCTTTAATTGTTACTGGAGAAAACGATTGCAGGGATAATGTTGCTTCATTTATTGGTGACATGGGAAag GTAATAAGTGGCAGTATTCTACCACCGCTGGACGgagtgaaaattcaaatatttggtAAAGACAAAACTGCGCCAGTTCAAACGCTGGTTACACAATCGGATGGAAATTACAGAGTTGGTCCTCTTGACGGAAAAGTTGATTACAg CGTTACTGCAGAAAAAGACGGCTATATTATTACAGGACCTGATGCAAGTGGCAAATTCATGGCCCATAAACTCGCTGAGGTGATTGTGTTTGTCTCAGATCAAGCCGACCATCAGCCATTGCAG GGTGTGCTGTTATCGTTATCTGGGGGACAAAATTATCGTAAAAATAGTATAACAGGCGAAGAGGGACAATTAGTATTCAATTCATTGTCTCCTGGTGAATATTACCTGCGGCCAATGATGAAAGAATATCGATTTGATCCTCCGTCGAAGATGATTAATGTGGCAGAAGGAGCAACTGTCAAAGTTGAATTGTCTGGTAACAGAGTTGCATTTAGTGCCTATGGAGTTGTAACCTCTTTGAACGGACAACCAGAACAAGGCTTGCTGGTCGAAGCTGTTGGGCAGACGGACTGCGCCTCGTACCAGGAAGAAGCAACAACTGAGGAGAATGGAAAGTTTCGGATCAGGGGTCTTCAACCTTCT tGTATTTATGCGATTCGTTTGAAGCCCAATGTGGAAGCAAATCTTCACGTCCAGAGAGCCACGCCAAGCTCTGTGGCCGTTCAAGCTACAGAAGACATCCATGGTATACGTCTGATTGCTTTCCATCCAATTTTGCGGACGGATCTTTCGGTTCACATTGACGCTGCTCACCCGGAACACTATCGAACGCTGAGGGTGAAGCTGTGCAGAGAAGACATACCTGATTCACCGATACACGTTGTGAAATTGGACACTCAACATGCATCGAAATTGGGAAATAGTTACAGTGCAGGATTTCTCATTCATTTCCCCCCATTGCAAGCTGACAACAAGAAATACTTTGTACAGTTAGAATCGTCGTTGTCACAGACACTGCATAAATACAAGACCATACCAATATATTTTGAAGCGAATTCATCCTTCAAACACGTGAAGTTATCATTCCATGCTGAAAGAAAAGTCGACCAAGGTGATGTGAATCAAACCTCTGTAGTGGCATTGCCATTGATTATGCTGGTAGCACTGGCTTTTTTgaatcgtgaaaaattgtgGAACAATCTCACCACGTTAGTTGAAAATTGGACCAAACCTGTGCCAATTTCTAGATCGCCGGTTCAAACTGTTCCCGTTGATCCAAGAGCTGATGATATCATCGTTGAGCAAATAATGAACATTAATAAAAGGAAAGTTAAACCACGGAAAATGTAA
- the LOC124213283 gene encoding uncharacterized protein isoform X3, producing the protein MNNTSCTVCKLGPPPDMILRLPPPPIPAFLQRTVFDDTWLLVLMSSCVGVIFVGIILAVLLLKCKSTSGGKTGVSSIPVATSTVQAKLGRIPNEAVLYPCAADTLQDSRVMWATLTPRGTTRHYLEDHHYETINNTRFPKRTIAASPTEHVYAEPPVPSPVQTLPKDGSAFDNTAFVDYEEPLTARTEYYQLDDVLEPNFSGNLTLQRGTLRPRVSSPTRIENPNLPPLNLQPHKRTLRRTQGTQSSTDSLSRSSATSSTFTPNL; encoded by the exons ATGAACAACACGAGCTGCACCGTGTGTAAACTGGGTCCACCACCAGACATGATATTACGCCTCCCACCGCCGCCGATTCCAGCATTTCTTCAAC GAACAGTTTTCGACGATACTTGGCTACTCGTCCTTATGTCGTCCTGTGTAGGAGTCATATTCGTCGGTATTATCCTTGCCGTACTACTTCTCAAGTGCAAGTC AACTAGCGGAGGTAAGACCGGTGTCTCGTCAATACCTGTGGCAACTTCGACTGTACAGGCCAAGTTGGGGAGGATTCCAAACGAGGCAGTTCTTTATCCCTGTGCGGCAGACACCCTGCAGGACAGCCGAGTGATGTGGGCGACATTAACTCCCCGCGGAACGACGCGCCATTACTTAGAAGATCATCATTACGAAACCATAAACAACACGCGATTTCCAAAGCGCACTATTGCCGCTTCCCCAACTGAGCAC GTATACGCTGAACCACCCGTACCATCACCAGTGCAGACTCTTCCAAAAGATGGGTCGGCATTTGATAACACTGCTTTTGTTGATTACGAGGAACCTCTTACTGCGAGGACTGAATATTATCAATTGGATGATGTCTTGGAACCAAATTTTTCAG GCAACTTAACACTGCAACGAGGGACGTTGCGTCCACGTGTGAGTTCTCCAACGAGAATTGAGAACCCGAATTTGCCCCCATTGAACCTTCAACCCCACAAACGTACTCTGCGTCGAACCCAGGGAACTCAGTCAAGCACGGACAGCTTGTCGAGAAGCAGTGCCACGTCGTCGACTTTCACCCCGAATTTATAA
- the LOC124213283 gene encoding uncharacterized protein isoform X1, which translates to MNNTSCTVCKLGPPPDMILRLPPPPIPAFLQRNSDISSFYLNSEVQSFATHLNDSPCKHFCDWRSEGVQYIELPQQGTVFDDTWLLVLMSSCVGVIFVGIILAVLLLKCKSTSGGKTGVSSIPVATSTVQAKLGRIPNEAVLYPCAADTLQDSRVMWATLTPRGTTRHYLEDHHYETINNTRFPKRTIAASPTEHVYAEPPVPSPVQTLPKDGSAFDNTAFVDYEEPLTARTEYYQLDDVLEPNFSGNLTLQRGTLRPRVSSPTRIENPNLPPLNLQPHKRTLRRTQGTQSSTDSLSRSSATSSTFTPNL; encoded by the exons ATGAACAACACGAGCTGCACCGTGTGTAAACTGGGTCCACCACCAGACATGATATTACGCCTCCCACCGCCGCCGATTCCAGCATTTCTTCAACGTAATTCTGACATCtcatcattttatttaaattccgAAGTTCAATCGTTCGCCACGCATTTGAACGACAGTCCTTGCAAACATTTTTGCGATTGGAGGTCGGAAGGTGTTCAGTACATTGAACTCCCGCAACAAG GAACAGTTTTCGACGATACTTGGCTACTCGTCCTTATGTCGTCCTGTGTAGGAGTCATATTCGTCGGTATTATCCTTGCCGTACTACTTCTCAAGTGCAAGTC AACTAGCGGAGGTAAGACCGGTGTCTCGTCAATACCTGTGGCAACTTCGACTGTACAGGCCAAGTTGGGGAGGATTCCAAACGAGGCAGTTCTTTATCCCTGTGCGGCAGACACCCTGCAGGACAGCCGAGTGATGTGGGCGACATTAACTCCCCGCGGAACGACGCGCCATTACTTAGAAGATCATCATTACGAAACCATAAACAACACGCGATTTCCAAAGCGCACTATTGCCGCTTCCCCAACTGAGCAC GTATACGCTGAACCACCCGTACCATCACCAGTGCAGACTCTTCCAAAAGATGGGTCGGCATTTGATAACACTGCTTTTGTTGATTACGAGGAACCTCTTACTGCGAGGACTGAATATTATCAATTGGATGATGTCTTGGAACCAAATTTTTCAG GCAACTTAACACTGCAACGAGGGACGTTGCGTCCACGTGTGAGTTCTCCAACGAGAATTGAGAACCCGAATTTGCCCCCATTGAACCTTCAACCCCACAAACGTACTCTGCGTCGAACCCAGGGAACTCAGTCAAGCACGGACAGCTTGTCGAGAAGCAGTGCCACGTCGTCGACTTTCACCCCGAATTTATAA